Below is a genomic region from Nocardioides panacis.
GTCGATCCTCGCGCACCGCGTGGAGTCGCCGGCGCTGGAGAGGTACGCCGCCAAGAACGTCAACGAGCTCAGCGACGAGGACTGGGAGACGCTGCGCAAGGACCTCGGCAACCAGCGGATGCTCGGCATGTCCCTGGACTCCGGCGGCCACCTCACCCACGGCTTCCGCCCGAACATCAGCGGCAAGATGTTCAACCAGCGCTCCTACGGCACCGACCCCGAGACCGGCCTGCTCGACTACGACAAGGTGCGCGCGGCCGCGAAGGAGTTCAAGCCCCTGGTGCTGATCGCCGGCTACTCCGCCTACCCCCGCCGGGTGAACTTCGCCAAGATGCGCGAGATCGCCGACGAGGTCGGCGCCACGCTGATGGTCGACATGGCGCACTTCGCCGGTCTGGTCGCGGGCAAGGTGTTCACCGGTGAGGAGAACCCGGTGCCCTACGCCCACATCACCACCACCACGACCCACAAGTCGCTGCGCGGCCCGCGCGGCGGTCTGGTGCTGGCCACCGAGGAGTACGCCGACTCCGTGGACCGCGGCTGCCCGATGGTGCTCGGCGGCCCGCTCTCGCACGTGATGGCGGCCAAGGCGGTCGCGCTGGCCGAGGCGCGCCAGCCCGCGTTCCAGACCTACGCCCAGAACATCGCCGACAACGCCAAGTCGCTCGCCGAGGGGTTCATGTCCCGGGGCGCCAAGCTGGTCACCGACGGCACCGACAACCACATCGTGCTCCTCGACGTGTCGGCCTTCGGCCTCACCGGCCGCCAGGCCGAGTCGGCGCTGCTCGACGCCGGTGTCGTCACCAACCGCAACTCGGTCCCCGCGGACCCGAACGGCGCCTGGTACACCTCGGGCATCCGGTTCGGCACCCCCGCGCTGACCACCCGCGGCTTCGGCCACGACGAGTTCGACAAGGTCGCCGAGCTCGTGGTCGGCGTGCTGTCCGGGACGACGCCGGGCAGCACCAAGGCCGGCACGCCGTCCAAGGCCTCCTACGTCCTGGCGGACGGCGTCGCGGACCGCACCAAGGCCGCGTCGGCCGAGATGCTCGACAAGCACCCGCTCTACCCGGGCCTCGAGCTGCGCTGAGACCCATCCGGGGGGCGCACCACCGGCGAACCACCGGTGTGCGCCCCTACCTCTCGGAGTTCCTCGGCGCGTTCTTCCTCGTCTTCACCTTCCTGAGCACGTCGGTGGCGCCCCCCGAGCTGGCCGCCTTCGCGGTCGCGGCCGTGGTGGTCGCCGCCGTGTGGGCCGGGGCGCACCTCTCCGGCGGTCACTTCAACCCGGCGGTCACGCTCGCGACGTACCTCCGGCACCAGCTGTCGCTGGCCGACCTCTGGTCCTACTGGGCCGCGCAGCTGGCCGGCGCGTTCGCCGCGGCGCTGCTCACGATGACCGCGTTCCCGCGGCTCCCCGACGCCGTGGACGTGACCGGGGGCGCCGTCGTCCCGGCCCTGCTCGTGGAGTTCCTGTTCACGTTCGCGATCGTCTACGTCGTGCTGTCGACCCGGGTCTCGCCGTTCCAGGAGCAGAACGTCCTCTACGGCGTCGCGGTCGGCGTGGTGGTGCTGGTCGGGTCGCTCACCGTCCGCGGCGTGTCCGGGGCGGCGTTCAACCCCGCGGTCGCGTTCGGGATGACCGTCGACGGCGGGTTCGGGTGGCCGGGCATCTGGGTCTACCTCGTCGCGGAGACGGCCGGCGCGGTGGCGGCCGCCGCCGTCGCCCCGTCCGCCGCTCCGGCCATCCCCGCCGTCCGGCGCTCCCCCCAGCCCCGCTGACCCGGCGCCTCTGGCGGAGCGCCGGGCGCCGGAGTCGCCGGGTCAGGCGGGCGGGGTGGTCCGGGCGACGATGCTCGCGAGGTCGGTGCCGCGGGGGAGCGTGCCCAGCGTGCCGCCGTACTCCGTGCCGAGCCGGGTGGCGCAGAACGCGTCGGCGACGGCGGCGGGCGCGTGCTGCAGGAGCAGGGCGCCCTGCAGGCAGGCGGCCATCTGCCCGGCCAGCCGGCGGGCGCCGACCTCCATCTCGGAGGTGTCGGCCAGCGACTCGAGGACCGCGGTGATCGCCCGGTCCAGGTGCGGGTTCTCGCCGCTCGCCCGGCCGACCTCGACGATCCAGGCGTTCAGCGCCTCGGGCTCGCGGGACAGCGCGCGCAGCACGTCGAGGGCGTTGACGTTTCCGGAGCCCTCCCATACCGAGTTCAGCGGCGACTCGCGGAACAGCAGCGGCATCCCCGACTCCTCGACGTAGCCGTTCCCGCCCAGGCACTCCAGCGCCTCCGCGACCATCATCGGGGTGCGCTTGCAGACCCAGTACTTCGCCAGCGGCAGCGCGATCCGGCGCAGCGCCGCCTCGTGCGGGTCCCCGGCGTCGTCGACCGCGGCGGCCAGCCGCATGCCGAGCACGGTGGCGGCCTCGGACTCGACGGCCAGGTCGGCGATGACGTTCTGCATCAACGGCTTGTCGCCGAGCAGGCCGCCGAACGCCGAGCGGTGCGCGACGTGCCAGGACGCCTCGGCCAGGGCCCGGCGCATCAGCGACGCCGAGCCCAGCACGCAGTCCAGCCGGGTGGCGGCGACCATCTCGATGATCGTGCGGACGCCCCGGCCCTCGTCGCCGAGCCGCCGCGCCCAGGTGCCCCGCAGCTCCAGCTCGGAGGAGGCGTTCGACCGGTTGCCCAGCTTGTCCTTCAGCCGTACGACGTCCAGGCGGTTGCGGCTGCCGTCGTCGAGCACGCGCGGCACCAGGAAGCAGCTCAGTCCGCCGGCGGCCTGGGCCAGCACCAGGAACACGTCGTTCATGGGCGCGGACGTGAACCACTTGTGCCCGTCGAGGGTGTACTCCCCGTCGGCGGACGTCGGCGTCGCGGTGGTCACGTTGGCCCGGACGTCCGAGCCGCCCTGCTTCTCGGTCATCCCCATGCCGGCCAGCGCGCCGGCCTTGTCCGCGACCGGGCGCAGGCCGAAGTCGTAGGACGTCGACGCGAGCCGGGGCGTCCACTCCTTGGCGATCGCGTCGTCGGCCCGCAACGCCGGCACCGCGGCGTACGTCATGGAGATCGGGCAGCCGTGGCCCGGCTCGGTCTGGGACCAGGCGAAGAACCCGGCCGCCCGCCGGAGGTGGGCGTGCGGGTCGTCGGAGGTCCAGGGCGCGGCCTGCAGGCCGTAGCCGACCCCCCGCTCCATCAGCCAGTGCCAGGACGGGTGGAACCGGACCTCGTCGACGCGGTTGCCGTAGCGGTCGTAGGGCACCAGCTCGGGCTCGTGGGCGTTCGCCAGCCTCCCGTGCTCGCGGGCCTCGGCCGAGCTGGCCACCGCGCCGAGCTCCGCGAGGTCGGCCAGCACGTCGGCGGAGGCGTGCCGGGTGACCGCGTCCACCAGGGCGGCGTCGGAGGTCACGGTGTTGTGGTCGACGAGTGGCGGCGCCTGGTTCGCGCTTGCCCGGATGTCAGCGTCCATGTCGTTACCGTAGGGCCATGTCAGCGGAGACGGAGAGCGCACCCACGCTGCCGTCGACCCGTCTCGTGCGGTGGCGCGACACGCTGTGGCGGCTGGTCGTCTCGACCATCGGCACCTGCTTCCGCAACCGGGTGACCGGGCTCGCCGCGGAGGCCGCCTTCTTCGCGCTGCTGTCCCTCCCGCCGCTGCTGTTCGGGCTCGCCGGGTCGATCGGCTACGTGTTCGACAGCATCAACCCCGAGCAGGTCGAGCAGGTCCGCCGCTCGATCCTGGAGGTCTGCTCGCGGGCGCTGACCCCGCAGACCGTCGACGCGATCGTCCGGCCGACGCTGAACGACGTGTTCAAGGGCGGCCGCTTCGACGTCGTCTCGGTCGGCTTCATCCTGGCGCTGTGGTCCGGCTCGCGCGCCCTGAACGTCTTCGTGGACACCATCACGATCATGTACGGCCTCGGCGGGCACCGCGGCATCGTGAAGACCCGGGTGCTGTCCTTCTCCCTCTACGTCATGGGCCTGGTCACCGGCGTCGTCACGCTGCCGCTGGTGGTGGCCGGGCCACGGCTCGTCGACCGGGTGATCCCGGACCGGCTGAACTTCCTCAACGAGGTCTACTGGCCGATCGTCGTGGTGCTGTCGGTCTGCTTCCTCGCCACGCTCTACCACGTGTCGGTGCCGGTGCGGACGTCGTGGCGCTTCAACCTCCCCGGCGCCGCGCTGACGATGACGATCTGGGTGTTCGGCTCCTACCTGCTGCGCTGGGTGCTCACCGGTACGGCGAAGGGGTCCACGTCGATCTACGGCCCGCTGGCAGCGCCGATCGTGGTGATGCTCTGGCTCTACCTGCTCTCCATCGCGGTGCTGATCGGGGCGGCCCTCAACGCGGCCTTCGACCGGCTCTGGCCCGAGAAGGAGACCGCCCGGGCCCGGATGGAGATCGTCCGCAGGCTGCGCCTGCAGGCGATGGTCCCGCGGCTGCGGCGCAACGAGGAGGAGCAGGTCCGGTTCCCCGACGCGGCCGACATCGGGGACGAGCCGACGATCCAGGTGCCCCGGACCAGGCCCTGAAATGGCGTGCGGCGGTCCGCCCGGCCGCCGTACATTTCCCGGTGTGCTGGAGACGATCGGCTACGAACCCGAGATGGACCGGTGGGCCACGGCCGCCGACGCCCGTCTCGGCCGGGTGGTGCGCGTCGACCGGGGCCTGGCCTCGGTGCTCACCGAGACCGGCCCGCACCGCGCGGGGGTCGGTGGCGCGCTGCTGGCCCGGATGGCGGCCGACCCGACCGAGGGACCCTGCACCGGTGACTGGTGCGTGCTGCGCGAGTGGCCCGACCACCGGTTGACCCTGGAGCGCCTGCTCCCGCGGCGTACGGCGGTCGTGCGCGCGACCGCAGGGGAGCAGAGCCACGGCCAGGTGCTGTGCGCCAACGTCGACGTGGCCGCCGTCGTCGTCGCGCTGCACCCGGAGCCGGGCCTGGCCAAGGTCGAGCGGCTGGTCACGCTGGCCTGGGAGAGCGGGGCGCGACCACTGGTCGTGCTCAGCAAGGCGGACCTGGCCGGCGACGCGGACCTCGTCGCCGAGGACGTGGCGGAGGCCGCTCCGGGCGTCGAGGTGCTGGTGGTTAGCGTGGTCTCCGGCCGGGGGTCGACGAGCTGCGCCGGCGACTCGGGGGCCGGCTGACGATGGCGCTGCTCGGGTCCTCCGGGCACGGCAAGTCCTCGCTGACGAACGCGCTGGTGGGCGCGGAGGTGCTGACCACCCGCACGATCCGCGAGGACGGCCGGGGCCGGCACACGTCCGTGCGCCGCGAGCTGGTGCCGCTGCCCGGCGGCGGCGCGGTGATCGACACCCCCGGCCTGCGGGGCATCGGGCTGTTCGACGCCGCCGAGGGCGTCGCGCACACGTTCGCCGACGTCGAGGCGCTGGCCGCCCGGTGCCGGTTCAACGACTGCGCCCACCAGGGGGGAGCCGGGCTGCGCGGTCGCGGCCGCCCTGGAGGACGGCACGCTGCCGGTGCGCCGGTTCGAGAGCTGGCAGCACCTGCAGCGCGAGCTGCGCTGGGTCGCCTCCCGGTCCGACGTACGCCTGCGCGCCGAACGGGTCAAGGAGTCCAAGCGGCGGGACCGCGAGGCGGGGGAGGGCCGCACCCAACGCTGACCCGCGGTCGGGGCGCGCCGGCCGCCCAGTAGGTTGGTGCGTCATGGGAAACGTCAACCTGCCCACCCCGGTGGCCCTCGCCGGCGGCGCGATCTGCCTGCTCGGCGGCTACCTCGTGGGCGTCCTCGCCGGTCCGGAGACCGCCAGCCGGGCCACCGCGACCGTCGCGAGCTACGACACCGGCACCGGCCGGCTCTGCCTCGGCGGCGACGGCGTGCAGGACCAGGACGGCCTCGACGCGGACGGCCGGCTGTGCGGGACCTGGCGTCGCGCCGGCTCCTCCAGCACGCCGAGCGCGGGGGAGCGGTTCCGCTTCGTGACCGTCAGCGCCGGCGGGAGCGGGGACTCCGCGGGCGGGGACGGGCCGGTCACCGTGATCTACGGCGACGTCCTGCGGTGAGCGGACGACCGCGTGCCGTAGGTTCTGACCGTGCCTGACACCGTCGACGACGTGAGCCGTGGGCGGGTCCGCCTCCCGGCGATCACCCGGTCGCCGGTCTGGGAGCTCTCCCGCCGCATCCTGCTGGCGCTGGGGCTCCTCGGCTTCACCGTCGCGCTGGTGTACTTCGACCGGGCCGGCTACCGCGACAACGCGGACCCGACGCGGCACGTCGACCTGGTCGACGCGATCTACTACACGACCGTCACGCTGAGCACCACCGGCTACGGCGACATCGCGCCGGTCCTGCCGCACACCCGGCTCATCAACGCCTTCGTCCTCACGCCGCTGCGCATCGGCTTCCTGGTGCTGCTGATCGGTACGACGCTCGAGGTGCTGGCCACCCAGGGACGCGAGAGCTTCCGGATCTCCCGTTGGAGGAAGACCATGGACGACCACGTCATCATCATCGGCTACGGCACGAAGGGCCGCAGCGCCGTCGAGACCCTGGTCAGCAACGGGGTCGACCGGGAGCGGATCGTCGTCGTGGACCCGAGCAGCACCGCGCTCGGCGAGGCGCACGCCGACGGGCTCGCCGTGGTGACCGGCGACGCCACCCGCCGCGAGGTGCTGCGCCGGGCGGGCGTGGCGGAGGCCAAGCAGGTCATCATCACGACCGACCGCGACGACTCGACGGTGCTGGCCACCCTGAACGTCCGGCAGCTCAACCCGGACACCTACGTCGTGGCCGCGGTCCGCGAGTCCGACAACGTCCAGCTGGTCCGGCAGAGCGGCGCGGACTCGGTGATCACCTCCTCCGACGCAGTGGGCCGGCTCCTCGGCCTGTCCTCCCTGAGCCCGACGCTGGGCAGCGTGATGGAGGACCTGCTGACCTACGGCGAGGGCCTCGAGGTGGCCGAGCGCGACCTGCTCGTGCAGGAGGTCGGCAAGCAGCCGCAGTCCCTGCCGGACCAGGTGATCGCGGTGGTCCGCGACGGGGTGGTGCACCGCTACTTCGACCCGACCGTCACCCAGCTGGCCCGCGGCGACCGCCTGGTCGTCGTACGCCCGGCGCAGGAGCTGCCGTGGGCGCCCCGCCCGGGCACCCACGGCGAGGCACTCTCCGACGAGGACGACTGAGCGTCCTCAGCCGGCCGGGGCGTCGAGCAGCCCGGCGGTGGCCAGCAGCGGCCGGGCGCCCGCCGGCTCGGCGCGGACCGCGAGCGTCCGTCCGCACGCCCGGAGGTCGCCGCGCACCCGCAGCAGCGGCCCGACGCCACAGGGCTCGAACCGGCAGATCCCGGCGAGGTCGACCACCACGTCGCGCTGCGGCATGTGCGCGACCACCCACGTCAGGCCGTCGGCCAGGTGCTCGACCGTGCGCTCGTCGAGCGCGCCGGTGAGCAGCACCTCGACCGCGTCACCGTCGGGACAGCGGCGCATGTCGAGGGAGAAGTAGGGATCCTGTGTGGGCTGCTGCCCCTGCGACGGCATGGCCGCACCCGCGATTCCCGAGGGTCCGGGCCGCTGCTTGACCGGGGAGACTCGATGTCGTGCGTCTCCGGGACGGGGCCGCCCCGATGGCGGTCGCTCCGTGCCCGGCGCCGGTGACGCTACGCCCGGGCGGATGTGTTGTCCATCACATCCACGGGTGTCCGTCAGCCGCGGTCGGCGAGCGCCTGCTCGTGGGTGTCGTAGATGTGCAGCAGCTGGTCGAGGCCGAGCACCCGGATCAGCTTGCGGGTCTGCGGCGTGGGGTGCACCACCGCGAACCGGGCGCCCATGGTCTCGGCGGCCCGGTGGGACTTGACCAGCACCCCGAGGCCGGTGGAGTCGATGAAGGTCACCCGCGCGAAGTCGAGCAGGACCTGCTGGTAGCCGTCGGCCAGGGCGCCGGTGACGGCGTCGGCGACGGTGTCCGCGGTGGCTGCGTCGATCTCGCCGGCGGCCGTGACGACCGCGTGGTCGGCGCGATCCTCGATGTCAACGCGCAGAAGCATGAAGGTGAGTTCCTCGTTCGGCGAGCGGTGGCTCGTCTGTTCGATGTCCGGACCGACTGTTTGACCCGGCGCCGCGGCAGTGACCGCGCGGTGTACCAGCCTAGCGGAACCGGGCGGTGCGGGCGGTGATACATCCGTCCGGGTGCGAGTCGAACACCTGTTCGCAAACGTGCCATGCTGGTGCCCATGGCGGCAGGCGGCATGGGTGGGCGGCGCGGCATCCCGATGTCCGAACGGGTCCGGCCGGCCCGATCGACGTACGACGACTGCCCGGCGCGGCACTGCTGGGTCGCCGACGCACTGGACGGCCACGGGGTGAAGCGGCCGGGACTGCTGGTCGAGTGGCGACAGGCCGCCGGGGGCTGGGAGGGGCGCGTGGTGTACGTCGCCGCTGCCCGTCCCGACCGGTGGGTGCTCGTCGAGGAGTGGGTCGCCGCCACGCTGCTCACGCCGCTGTGAGGGCGGATGGCCGTGCGGCCGGGTGAATGATTCCCCGCTCTCTGGGCACGCCCTCGGGACGCGGCATCGTCGTGGGGTCAAGCAGCTGGCTCCGTGCGCCGCGTTCGAGAAGGGCGGACCCTTCCTGCGGTGCTCGTGACCGTAGGAGGGGTCCTGCCTGTGCGACGGGACGGTTACCCGTCCCGCGACGGTCGCGGTATCTTTCCTGTCGGCTCGAGCACGCGGGCCGGGGGCCGTGCAGCAACGAGATGCAGGGGATGACGATGGCGAGCGGGCAGAGGGCCACCGCCGAGACGCTGGGTGTGGGGCGGCCGCAGCGCATCGGCCGCTACTCCTACTCGGTCGGCGACGACGCCTGGTGGTGGTCGGACACCTTCTTCCGGATCCTCGGCTTCGAGCCGGGAGAGGTCCGGGCGTCCCCGTCCGTGCTGGCCTCGCACCTGCGCCCCGACGGCATGGACCGGGGCATCGACGCGGTGCAGTCCGCGTTCGACACCGGGGAGCCGTTCAGCTTCCACACCCAGATCGTCGACGGCGACGGCCGGGACCGCACGGTCCTGCTCGCCGGCCACGGGGAGCCCGGTGACGACGGCTCGATCGTCCAGGTGCAGGGCTACCTGGTGGACCTCACCGACGCGCGGCGGGACGCCAGCCGGGACGACGTGCAGGAGGCGCTGGCGGGCGCGCTGGACCACCGCGCGGTGATCGAGCAGGCCAAGGGCGTGCTGATGCTGGCACACGGGGTGGACGCGGACGAGTCCTTCGCGCTGCTGCGCGCCTACTCCCAGGACCACAACGTGAAGGTCCGCGACCTCGCCGACCGGCTCGTCGAGCTCGTCGCCAAGGACGGGCGTCCCGACGAGGGCTTCCTGCGCAAGGTGCTGCAGATCTTCGACGTCGACTGACCGGGACGGCCCGCAGCGCCGGGGCAGACGGAGCGCCCCGCCGGACCTGGGGGATTGAGACGGGGCGCTCCTGGGAGGGGCAGCTGCGTGAACCCTCCGTAGGCACGGTCTACCCGCGCGGGCCGCTGCGGAAGCCTTGTCTGGACAACTCTCGGGGAGGGGGGCCGGCCCGCGCCCGACATGCGGGCTGTCTGCTCAACCCCGGACCTCGACACGGGCCGGCAACGGCGCTGCGGCCGATGCCCCCGCACGGGGTCCGGATGCGGTGACCTCCCGAGCGTACGCCCGGCAGGCGGCCGCGCCACGAAAAATGGCCCCGGTCCGCGCCTGGGAGGCTGGACCGGGGCCGGAGCCGGTCATCGGGGGGCGGACGACGCGGCTGGGGGGGCAGCTGTCCTATCGGCTCCGGATGAGCGGACCTGATAGCCCATCCGGACTATTTCTGCGGAGCCGCGTCGCTGGCAGACTCTTCCTGGAGCAGGACCGGACCCGAGACCGGTCCTGTTTCCACGTCCGGGCCCGGTAGTGCCGGCTCAGTGCGACGGCATCGCCATCCCGTGGCCGGGGTCGTCGCTCATGTCGGTCGAGTGCTGCGCCAGCATCGCCGCGTTCATCGCCCGCAGCGACCTGGCGGTGGCGGCCGAGGGCCTGCCCGAGCGGGTGATGTCGATGATGCCCATCATCCCGCCGTCCTCGTGGGCCAGGATGTGGCAGTGGAAGACGGTGGCTCCCACGAAGCGCGTGAAGTGCATGCGGATCCGCACCACTCCGCGGGACGGCAGAGCTACGACGTCCTGCTCGCTGCGCGCCTGGTAGGGCGTGCCGTTGACCGACATGACCTCGAAGTCGTTCACGTGGATGTGGAAGGGGTGCTCCTCGCGCGAGGTGTTCCGGATCACCCACTCCTCGGTCGTGCCCAGCTTCGCCACGTAGTTCACGTGCTGGGCGTCGAACTGCCTGCCGTTGATGAAGAACTGGTTGGTCCTCGGGTTCTCGCTGAACACCAGGTGCCGGGTCCGGTCGACGCGGTCGGTGGCCAGCGGCGAGACGGGGCCCAGCGTCGTCGGCCAGGCGACGTCGGCGACCGGGGAGCCGTGGACCTCGAAGGTCGCCAGCCGCCGCGCCGGGTAGTCGTCGCCGGCCGGCCCGGTGCTGTACCTCAGGGTGCGCAGGGCGAAGGTGCCGGTCCTGGGCCACCGGACCAGGACGTCGTACCGCTTGCCGGGCGGCAGCACGAGCTGGTCGGCCGTCCAGACCTGGGCCACCGGGTTCGCGTCCTCGGCGATCACGTGGAACTGTGCACCGGCGAGCCGCAGCCGGTACCAGATGTCGGCGCCGATGTTCGCCAGCCGCAGCAGCTCGGTCCGGTTCGTGCGCACCTGCAGCACCGGATCCACCTGACCGTTCACGGTCCGGGTCGTCGGCGCGTCGGAGTCGATGCCGTGCCGCACGATGGCGCCCCGCTTCACCTGCAGGTCCTTGAGGGCCAGGAGCCGGTCGGGGACGTCGCGCAGCGGCTGCGGCAGCCGCTGCTGGAGGCCCTCGACGATCAGCACCCCGGACAGCCCCGCGAAGACCTGCTCCTCGACCAGCCCGTGCAGGTGGGTGTGGTACCAGTAGGTGCCCGGGTCGACGATGCGCGGCAGCTTGAGGACGAAGTCGTTGTCGCTGTGCGCCTTCATGGTGCGCAGCACGTTGTCCGAGATCCCGATCGGGGAGACGTACATCCCGTGGCTGTGCAGGTTGGTGGGCTCCCCGAGCTCGTTGCGGAGGTGGATCCGCACGGTGTCACCGGGCCGCACCCGGAGCGTCGGCCCCATGAACCCGCCCTGGTAGGTGAGCCCTCGCACCCGCTTCCCCGCCACGCGGAAGGTCTTCGGCCGGACCGTGAAGGTCGTCTCCAGCAGACCGTGCACGGAGCGGATCACCGGTGGGGGAGCGTACGGCCGGTACTGCTCGGCCGGGAAGGTCGTCGGGACCGGGGGGACGCCCGTCCCGGCGGAGCTCCGGGTCGCGGAGGACGGGTCCTGGCGGGTCATCGCCAGCCCCGCGGCGGCGACGAGGACGAGGACGACGGCGATCTCGCCGAGCTTGAACCACGGTGGACGCATCAGGAACCCCTCGGTCTTGGTTTCCGATCTCCCGTCACCGTAGGCCCGGCTCGGGGGGGACGCGACAGGCACCGCCCGGGCCACTTCCGGCTAGCGCGTCCGACCGCGGCAAGAGCCCGTCGGGGCCGGGCAGGGAAAAGGAAAGAGCCCCTCGAAAGGGGCTCTGACCTGCGGTTCTCTGGTGGGCGATACTGGGTTTGAACCAGTGACCTCTTCCGTGTCAAGGAAGCGCGCTACCACTGCGCCAATCGCCCGTAACAACCCGGGACTCCACCGGAGTGGAGTCCGAGTCATCGAGGTGGAGACGGGATTTGAACCCGTGTAGA
It encodes:
- a CDS encoding glycine hydroxymethyltransferase produces the protein MTESNAAQSSPAGPADRSSDQESLAKTASTAYDAMLEVIASVEPRVAEATRAELRDQRSSLKLIASENYASPAVLMTMGTWFSDKYAEGTVGHRFYAGCQNVDTVESLAAEHARELFGAPYAYAQPHSGIDANLVAFWSILAHRVESPALERYAAKNVNELSDEDWETLRKDLGNQRMLGMSLDSGGHLTHGFRPNISGKMFNQRSYGTDPETGLLDYDKVRAAAKEFKPLVLIAGYSAYPRRVNFAKMREIADEVGATLMVDMAHFAGLVAGKVFTGEENPVPYAHITTTTTHKSLRGPRGGLVLATEEYADSVDRGCPMVLGGPLSHVMAAKAVALAEARQPAFQTYAQNIADNAKSLAEGFMSRGAKLVTDGTDNHIVLLDVSAFGLTGRQAESALLDAGVVTNRNSVPADPNGAWYTSGIRFGTPALTTRGFGHDEFDKVAELVVGVLSGTTPGSTKAGTPSKASYVLADGVADRTKAASAEMLDKHPLYPGLELR
- a CDS encoding aquaporin; amino-acid sequence: MRPYLSEFLGAFFLVFTFLSTSVAPPELAAFAVAAVVVAAVWAGAHLSGGHFNPAVTLATYLRHQLSLADLWSYWAAQLAGAFAAALLTMTAFPRLPDAVDVTGGAVVPALLVEFLFTFAIVYVVLSTRVSPFQEQNVLYGVAVGVVVLVGSLTVRGVSGAAFNPAVAFGMTVDGGFGWPGIWVYLVAETAGAVAAAAVAPSAAPAIPAVRRSPQPR
- a CDS encoding acyl-CoA dehydrogenase family protein encodes the protein MDADIRASANQAPPLVDHNTVTSDAALVDAVTRHASADVLADLAELGAVASSAEAREHGRLANAHEPELVPYDRYGNRVDEVRFHPSWHWLMERGVGYGLQAAPWTSDDPHAHLRRAAGFFAWSQTEPGHGCPISMTYAAVPALRADDAIAKEWTPRLASTSYDFGLRPVADKAGALAGMGMTEKQGGSDVRANVTTATPTSADGEYTLDGHKWFTSAPMNDVFLVLAQAAGGLSCFLVPRVLDDGSRNRLDVVRLKDKLGNRSNASSELELRGTWARRLGDEGRGVRTIIEMVAATRLDCVLGSASLMRRALAEASWHVAHRSAFGGLLGDKPLMQNVIADLAVESEAATVLGMRLAAAVDDAGDPHEAALRRIALPLAKYWVCKRTPMMVAEALECLGGNGYVEESGMPLLFRESPLNSVWEGSGNVNALDVLRALSREPEALNAWIVEVGRASGENPHLDRAITAVLESLADTSEMEVGARRLAGQMAACLQGALLLQHAPAAVADAFCATRLGTEYGGTLGTLPRGTDLASIVARTTPPA
- a CDS encoding YihY/virulence factor BrkB family protein; translated protein: MSAETESAPTLPSTRLVRWRDTLWRLVVSTIGTCFRNRVTGLAAEAAFFALLSLPPLLFGLAGSIGYVFDSINPEQVEQVRRSILEVCSRALTPQTVDAIVRPTLNDVFKGGRFDVVSVGFILALWSGSRALNVFVDTITIMYGLGGHRGIVKTRVLSFSLYVMGLVTGVVTLPLVVAGPRLVDRVIPDRLNFLNEVYWPIVVVLSVCFLATLYHVSVPVRTSWRFNLPGAALTMTIWVFGSYLLRWVLTGTAKGSTSIYGPLAAPIVVMLWLYLLSIAVLIGAALNAAFDRLWPEKETARARMEIVRRLRLQAMVPRLRRNEEEQVRFPDAADIGDEPTIQVPRTRP
- a CDS encoding potassium channel family protein, whose translation is MPDTVDDVSRGRVRLPAITRSPVWELSRRILLALGLLGFTVALVYFDRAGYRDNADPTRHVDLVDAIYYTTVTLSTTGYGDIAPVLPHTRLINAFVLTPLRIGFLVLLIGTTLEVLATQGRESFRISRWRKTMDDHVIIIGYGTKGRSAVETLVSNGVDRERIVVVDPSSTALGEAHADGLAVVTGDATRREVLRRAGVAEAKQVIITTDRDDSTVLATLNVRQLNPDTYVVAAVRESDNVQLVRQSGADSVITSSDAVGRLLGLSSLSPTLGSVMEDLLTYGEGLEVAERDLLVQEVGKQPQSLPDQVIAVVRDGVVHRYFDPTVTQLARGDRLVVVRPAQELPWAPRPGTHGEALSDEDD
- a CDS encoding STAS domain-containing protein — translated: MPSQGQQPTQDPYFSLDMRRCPDGDAVEVLLTGALDERTVEHLADGLTWVVAHMPQRDVVVDLAGICRFEPCGVGPLLRVRGDLRACGRTLAVRAEPAGARPLLATAGLLDAPAG
- a CDS encoding STAS domain-containing protein — protein: MLLRVDIEDRADHAVVTAAGEIDAATADTVADAVTGALADGYQQVLLDFARVTFIDSTGLGVLVKSHRAAETMGARFAVVHPTPQTRKLIRVLGLDQLLHIYDTHEQALADRG
- a CDS encoding PAS and ANTAR domain-containing protein, encoding MTMASGQRATAETLGVGRPQRIGRYSYSVGDDAWWWSDTFFRILGFEPGEVRASPSVLASHLRPDGMDRGIDAVQSAFDTGEPFSFHTQIVDGDGRDRTVLLAGHGEPGDDGSIVQVQGYLVDLTDARRDASRDDVQEALAGALDHRAVIEQAKGVLMLAHGVDADESFALLRAYSQDHNVKVRDLADRLVELVAKDGRPDEGFLRKVLQIFDVD
- a CDS encoding multicopper oxidase family protein, with the translated sequence MRPPWFKLGEIAVVLVLVAAAGLAMTRQDPSSATRSSAGTGVPPVPTTFPAEQYRPYAPPPVIRSVHGLLETTFTVRPKTFRVAGKRVRGLTYQGGFMGPTLRVRPGDTVRIHLRNELGEPTNLHSHGMYVSPIGISDNVLRTMKAHSDNDFVLKLPRIVDPGTYWYHTHLHGLVEEQVFAGLSGVLIVEGLQQRLPQPLRDVPDRLLALKDLQVKRGAIVRHGIDSDAPTTRTVNGQVDPVLQVRTNRTELLRLANIGADIWYRLRLAGAQFHVIAEDANPVAQVWTADQLVLPPGKRYDVLVRWPRTGTFALRTLRYSTGPAGDDYPARRLATFEVHGSPVADVAWPTTLGPVSPLATDRVDRTRHLVFSENPRTNQFFINGRQFDAQHVNYVAKLGTTEEWVIRNTSREEHPFHIHVNDFEVMSVNGTPYQARSEQDVVALPSRGVVRIRMHFTRFVGATVFHCHILAHEDGGMMGIIDITRSGRPSAATARSLRAMNAAMLAQHSTDMSDDPGHGMAMPSH